A section of the Subtercola frigoramans genome encodes:
- a CDS encoding glycoside hydrolase family 1 protein: MTQDHLTSDFLWGVATAGHQVEGHNTTSDTWFLENVTPTVFREPSGAACNSYELWETDLDLVQGLGLNAYRFSVEWARIEPVEGQFSAEALDHYEALVDGCLARGLAPVVTFNHFTTPHWFAMRGAWLDPEGAVLFARYCSVVMERFGDRIAVAVTLNEPNLPELLASLNLPAFVSDLTRATLEAAQVATGSQHYVASNVANSEDFPALKRGLTSAHVAARNEIKRHRPDIRVGVSIAMVDDVSRAGGEDHVARQRAELYDHWLKLAADDDFIGVQNYERIYYGPDGALPIAEGGVRNFSGAEVEPGSLRGAVEYAHQVSGRPVFVTEHGVGTDDDSIRANFIPASLDGLRAAIAEGVPVIGYSHWSLLDNFEWIFGYGPRFGLYEVDRETFVRTAKPSARVYARYVAELVIAQTP; the protein is encoded by the coding sequence ATGACACAAGATCACCTCACATCCGACTTTCTCTGGGGAGTCGCCACCGCCGGTCACCAGGTCGAGGGCCACAACACCACGAGCGACACCTGGTTTCTGGAGAACGTCACACCCACCGTCTTCCGAGAGCCGTCTGGAGCAGCCTGTAATAGTTATGAGCTGTGGGAGACCGATCTCGACCTTGTACAAGGGTTGGGGCTGAACGCGTACCGCTTCTCCGTGGAGTGGGCCCGTATTGAGCCGGTCGAGGGGCAGTTCTCCGCTGAAGCGCTCGACCACTACGAAGCACTGGTAGACGGATGCCTCGCCCGGGGCCTCGCTCCAGTGGTGACGTTCAACCACTTCACTACTCCGCACTGGTTCGCCATGCGCGGGGCCTGGCTCGACCCCGAGGGTGCGGTGCTGTTCGCACGGTACTGCTCTGTTGTGATGGAACGCTTCGGCGACCGCATAGCTGTTGCTGTCACGCTCAACGAGCCGAACCTGCCCGAGCTGCTCGCATCGCTCAACCTCCCCGCGTTTGTCTCCGATCTCACGCGAGCAACTCTTGAAGCCGCCCAGGTAGCGACGGGTTCGCAGCACTACGTGGCATCCAATGTGGCAAACTCCGAAGACTTCCCGGCCCTCAAACGTGGTTTGACGAGTGCTCACGTTGCCGCCCGGAACGAGATCAAACGCCACCGTCCCGACATTCGGGTCGGAGTCTCAATCGCCATGGTCGACGACGTGTCGCGCGCCGGCGGCGAAGATCATGTCGCTCGTCAGCGAGCCGAACTCTATGACCACTGGTTGAAGCTGGCTGCCGACGACGACTTCATCGGAGTGCAGAACTATGAACGCATCTACTACGGGCCCGATGGCGCCCTCCCCATCGCTGAGGGAGGCGTCCGCAATTTCAGTGGCGCTGAGGTCGAGCCCGGCTCTTTGCGGGGAGCGGTCGAGTATGCCCACCAGGTGAGCGGTCGACCGGTGTTCGTCACCGAACACGGGGTCGGTACCGACGATGACTCCATTCGGGCCAACTTCATCCCGGCTTCCCTCGACGGGCTGCGAGCGGCGATCGCAGAGGGCGTACCAGTCATCGGCTACAGCCATTGGTCACTGCTCGACAATTTCGAGTGGATCTTCGGTTACGGACCGCGCTTCGGACTGTACGAAGTTGATCGTGAGACCTTCGTACGCACCGCCAAGCCGAGTGCTCGCGTCTATGCACGTTATGTAGCGGAGCTGGTCATCGCACAGACACCGTGA
- a CDS encoding glycoside hydrolase family 43 protein, producing the protein MTSINRPAISGFHPDPTLCRAGTRYFLANSSFEYFPGAPIFASDDALAWDQIGNVLTRRTQFARGDGRPSGGIFGSTLRYHDGTFWFITTNMSDFGAGHLVVHTDDPRGPWSEPVFISGAIGIDPDIAWDDGGTCYLTWCGFGPTPQQSGIVQARVNLEEGILLEPPYRVWQGTGLAYPEGPHLYQRDSYWYLLLAEGGTERGHTVTIARCTSPAGPFVPCPANPILTHRSLPGAVQNVGHADLLEREDGSWVAAYLGVRIQGSSPGFHVIGRETFVCAIDWSDDWPVFVEGGVTIPTVDHSFSDDFVGDLDPRWISPSGDPASIARSPLDGGLELMSSIDGGDGSLLCTRVRDLSWSASVTVDAAGGGVRMVVRIDDRHWYGVEVRDGRVRAMGRVGDLTQEFAERDIHSPRTVLRISTVVPVNAGELGGNVGPDDIVLGFDGADGFVELARLDGRYISTEVAGGFTGRMIGLGALTTHARVLSFSYKDSTESESPDPHDVR; encoded by the coding sequence GTGACGAGCATCAACCGCCCCGCGATCAGCGGATTCCATCCCGATCCCACCCTGTGTCGAGCAGGGACCAGGTACTTCCTGGCGAACTCCAGCTTCGAGTACTTCCCTGGAGCACCCATATTCGCGAGCGACGATGCACTCGCGTGGGATCAGATCGGCAACGTTCTCACACGGCGCACTCAGTTCGCCCGAGGTGACGGCAGACCATCCGGCGGGATCTTCGGGTCGACACTGAGATATCACGACGGCACTTTCTGGTTCATCACCACGAACATGAGCGACTTTGGCGCCGGGCACCTCGTGGTGCACACCGACGACCCGCGCGGACCATGGAGCGAACCCGTATTCATCTCTGGGGCGATCGGGATCGACCCAGACATTGCCTGGGACGATGGTGGCACATGCTATCTCACCTGGTGCGGTTTCGGCCCCACGCCCCAGCAATCGGGCATCGTGCAGGCGCGGGTCAATCTAGAGGAGGGAATTCTGCTGGAGCCGCCGTACCGCGTCTGGCAGGGCACAGGGCTCGCGTACCCCGAAGGTCCACACCTATATCAACGCGACTCCTATTGGTACCTGCTGCTTGCTGAGGGAGGAACCGAACGCGGCCACACGGTCACCATTGCTCGGTGCACATCACCGGCGGGCCCATTCGTGCCGTGCCCGGCCAACCCCATCCTGACCCATCGAAGCTTGCCGGGCGCCGTGCAGAATGTCGGTCACGCCGATCTGCTCGAGCGGGAGGATGGCAGCTGGGTGGCCGCGTATCTCGGCGTGCGGATTCAGGGGAGTTCGCCCGGCTTTCATGTGATCGGCAGGGAGACTTTCGTGTGCGCTATCGATTGGAGCGATGACTGGCCAGTCTTCGTCGAAGGCGGCGTGACGATCCCGACCGTAGATCACTCATTCAGCGACGACTTCGTGGGGGATCTCGACCCGCGGTGGATCTCGCCCTCCGGCGATCCCGCATCCATTGCGCGATCCCCGCTGGATGGCGGTTTGGAACTGATGTCATCGATCGACGGCGGCGATGGTTCGCTGCTGTGCACGCGCGTGAGGGACCTGTCCTGGTCAGCCAGCGTCACTGTCGACGCCGCTGGCGGCGGCGTGCGCATGGTCGTGCGCATAGACGACCGCCACTGGTACGGCGTTGAAGTACGCGATGGGCGGGTACGTGCGATGGGACGAGTCGGAGACCTCACCCAGGAATTCGCGGAACGCGACATACACAGCCCGAGAACTGTCCTGCGGATCTCCACAGTTGTCCCGGTCAACGCCGGTGAACTTGGCGGCAACGTCGGCCCGGACGACATCGTCCTGGGTTTTGACGGCGCCGATGGTTTCGTCGAACTTGCCAGGCTGGATGGTCGCTATATTTCCACAGAGGTGGCGGGCGGCTTTACCGGTCGAATGATCGGACTTGGGGCACTCACCACACATGCCCGCGTGTTGTCGTTCAGCTACAAAGATTCGACCGAAAGTGAATCACCTGATCCTCATGACGTCCGCTAG
- a CDS encoding SGNH/GDSL hydrolase family protein — MTSNPDHAQPIPSPVIRTMAALGSSFAAGPGIEPVLDSGALRSGRNYPHLIADRLGAELVDLTVSGATTATILTETHQTMTGATYPPQIEGIPANAELVTVTAGGNDLQLLGSMLFAAWSNLAPESPITQMLAQGFTDGIHAATQAQVNAASDGLERIVDAARNRATAARIVLVDYLTILSVDAAPTAEANLTVNSPFTRQQFDVLRGLHESVAEAHQLAQGRSGADLVTASVFSRRHGVGSARPWVFGFEPDMTQTVKSFHPNADGMLAVADAVLERLRHGPHLAGVREPRDF, encoded by the coding sequence ATGACCTCGAATCCCGATCATGCCCAGCCCATCCCATCGCCAGTGATCCGCACGATGGCCGCCCTCGGTAGTTCGTTCGCCGCCGGCCCCGGAATCGAACCGGTGCTCGACTCAGGCGCATTGCGGTCCGGACGAAACTACCCCCACCTCATCGCCGATCGTCTGGGAGCCGAACTCGTCGACCTCACAGTTTCCGGCGCAACAACGGCAACGATTCTGACCGAAACGCACCAAACCATGACCGGCGCAACGTATCCACCTCAAATCGAGGGCATCCCCGCCAACGCCGAGCTGGTCACCGTCACCGCCGGCGGGAACGACCTGCAGCTGCTCGGTTCCATGCTCTTCGCAGCATGGTCGAACCTCGCACCTGAAAGCCCGATCACCCAGATGCTAGCCCAAGGATTCACTGACGGGATTCACGCCGCGACCCAGGCCCAAGTTAACGCGGCATCAGATGGGCTGGAACGCATCGTCGACGCCGCCCGCAATCGTGCGACAGCCGCCCGAATCGTTCTGGTCGATTACCTGACCATACTGAGCGTGGATGCTGCACCAACAGCCGAAGCGAATCTCACGGTCAACTCGCCCTTCACGAGACAACAATTCGACGTGCTTCGTGGCCTCCATGAATCCGTCGCCGAGGCACACCAGCTAGCCCAAGGCCGCTCAGGCGCAGACCTCGTCACCGCATCGGTGTTCAGCCGACGACACGGCGTCGGGTCGGCCAGGCCCTGGGTCTTCGGGTTCGAGCCCGATATGACCCAGACAGTGAAGTCGTTCCATCCGAATGCCGATGGAATGCTCGCTGTCGCCGACGCGGTACTCGAACGACTCCGGCACGGTCCCCACCTCGCAGGCGTGCGTGAACCTCGTGATTTCTGA
- a CDS encoding alpha-L-rhamnosidase, whose product MKATFNDRKLWIASDLSDEAAPLLRTEFELESGHGAVIRATLELSALGLVEATMNGRPTADELLIPGWTSYEWRVRVVEHDVTALLEQRSTLGLTLGNGWYRGNLGFTGARALYGDERAALASLRIEFTDGFVQWVNTDRTWRASTGATRTDDLYNGQTVDLRAHQEGWDMPGFDDSGWAGVHVVNTEAELVPRTSPAVRRLAELAAHEVITSASGTTILDFGQNLVGFVRVQAHGPAGTELTVRHAEVLDDGELGTRPLRRAQATDRYLLDGQARVLEPTLTFHGFRYAEVTGWPGDVDPAAFTAVVVGTDLHWIGDFSCSDSLLNQLHSNVVWGMRGNFLSVPTDCPQRDERLGWTGDISAFAPTATYLADVRTFLGDWLVDAEIERSHGSGRVPVVVPDALKFLDTGFPTPPATAIWGDAGVWVPWALWQAYGDLADLRDNYNLMTSHTRAVAAALSSDDVWDTGFQFGDWLDPDAPASAPGDAKADVGVVATACAFRTASTMAAAAALLGRTTDAAEFVAVRDRIRAGFHARYVDGGRVFSDCTTVYALAITFGLLHGEETIMAGDRLAELVRESGYRISTGFAGTPYICDALTTTGHIEEAYGLLLERSMPSWLYPVTMGATTIWERWDSMLPDGTINPNEMTSFNHYALGAIADWMHRTVGGLSAGEPGFRRIHIAPRPGGGLTQARSALQTPFGLASVEWTTNGATLEVIAVVPDGVTATVDIPGFDKRDLGPGRHILKSTG is encoded by the coding sequence GTGAAAGCAACTTTCAATGACAGAAAGCTTTGGATCGCTTCAGACCTGAGCGACGAGGCGGCCCCGCTGTTGCGGACGGAATTCGAACTCGAGAGCGGGCACGGCGCTGTCATCCGAGCGACGCTCGAATTGAGTGCACTCGGCCTCGTCGAAGCGACCATGAATGGCAGGCCGACTGCCGACGAGCTCCTGATCCCCGGGTGGACCAGCTATGAATGGCGGGTGCGGGTGGTCGAGCACGATGTGACTGCGCTGCTCGAGCAGCGTTCCACCCTCGGGCTCACCCTAGGCAACGGTTGGTATCGCGGCAATCTCGGCTTCACCGGTGCTCGTGCTCTGTACGGTGACGAGCGGGCGGCCCTCGCTTCGCTCCGCATCGAGTTCACCGACGGGTTCGTGCAGTGGGTGAACACCGACCGGACCTGGCGCGCGTCGACCGGCGCAACTCGCACCGACGATCTCTACAACGGGCAGACCGTCGATCTCCGGGCACATCAGGAGGGCTGGGACATGCCTGGGTTCGACGATTCCGGATGGGCGGGGGTTCACGTCGTAAACACAGAAGCCGAGCTGGTCCCGCGAACCTCACCGGCGGTGCGACGACTCGCCGAGCTGGCGGCGCATGAGGTGATCACCTCCGCCAGCGGCACAACGATCCTCGACTTCGGTCAGAATCTTGTCGGGTTCGTTCGCGTTCAGGCGCACGGACCTGCCGGAACCGAGCTCACCGTGCGTCACGCTGAAGTCCTCGATGACGGCGAACTGGGTACCAGGCCGCTCCGGCGTGCTCAAGCCACCGACCGATACCTCCTCGATGGTCAGGCCCGAGTTCTCGAACCGACTCTCACTTTTCATGGTTTTCGGTATGCAGAGGTCACCGGGTGGCCGGGCGACGTGGATCCGGCGGCCTTCACCGCGGTCGTCGTCGGCACCGATCTCCACTGGATCGGCGATTTCTCGTGCTCCGATTCCCTTCTCAACCAGTTGCACAGCAACGTTGTCTGGGGAATGCGCGGCAATTTTCTCAGCGTGCCGACCGACTGCCCCCAACGCGATGAACGTCTCGGCTGGACGGGCGATATCAGCGCATTCGCACCAACCGCGACCTACCTGGCTGATGTGCGGACGTTTCTCGGCGACTGGCTCGTCGACGCCGAAATCGAGCGGAGCCACGGTTCCGGCAGGGTACCGGTCGTGGTACCCGACGCGCTCAAATTCCTTGATACTGGCTTTCCGACGCCTCCGGCCACTGCGATCTGGGGCGACGCGGGCGTGTGGGTGCCTTGGGCCCTGTGGCAGGCCTACGGAGATCTGGCAGATCTTCGCGACAACTACAACCTCATGACCTCACATACTCGTGCGGTTGCAGCGGCGCTCTCGTCCGACGACGTCTGGGACACGGGTTTCCAGTTCGGTGACTGGCTCGACCCGGATGCTCCAGCATCAGCACCGGGCGACGCCAAAGCCGATGTCGGCGTGGTGGCAACGGCCTGCGCCTTCCGCACCGCTTCGACCATGGCCGCTGCCGCCGCACTCCTCGGACGAACAACAGACGCCGCCGAATTCGTGGCGGTACGCGACCGCATCCGGGCCGGATTCCATGCCCGATACGTCGATGGCGGTCGCGTGTTCAGCGACTGCACAACCGTCTACGCGCTCGCCATCACGTTCGGGCTTCTGCACGGTGAAGAGACAATCATGGCCGGCGACCGCCTGGCCGAGCTCGTGCGCGAGTCGGGGTACCGCATCAGCACGGGGTTCGCAGGTACGCCCTACATCTGCGATGCGCTGACGACGACCGGCCATATTGAGGAGGCATACGGACTCCTCCTTGAGCGCTCGATGCCTTCTTGGCTCTACCCTGTCACAATGGGCGCGACGACAATCTGGGAGCGCTGGGATTCCATGCTTCCCGACGGCACGATCAACCCTAACGAGATGACGAGCTTCAACCACTATGCGCTCGGCGCCATCGCTGATTGGATGCACCGTACCGTCGGAGGGCTGAGCGCGGGCGAGCCGGGTTTTCGTCGCATCCATATCGCCCCGCGGCCCGGCGGTGGGCTCACGCAGGCGCGAAGTGCGCTTCAGACGCCGTTTGGCCTGGCATCCGTGGAGTGGACGACGAATGGCGCGACCCTCGAGGTCATCGCGGTCGTTCCCGACGGCGTGACCGCGACAGTCGACATACCTGGATTCGACAAGCGTGACCTCGGCCCGGGACGGCACATTCTGAAATCGACCGGCTAA
- a CDS encoding alpha-L-rhamnosidase N-terminal domain-containing protein, whose translation MDTRVPGYPEYGERLQVQTWDVTDQVFAGLNSLTVELSDGWSRGSVGIFLVSDQVALLAQLILELADGSTEIVGTRDD comes from the coding sequence ATTGACACCCGGGTACCCGGGTACCCGGAGTACGGAGAACGATTGCAGGTCCAGACCTGGGACGTGACCGACCAGGTGTTCGCGGGCTTGAATTCACTCACTGTCGAGCTGTCGGATGGCTGGTCCCGTGGTAGCGTCGGGATCTTTCTCGTGTCCGACCAGGTCGCCCTGTTGGCGCAACTGATCCTTGAGTTAGCTGACGGCTCGACCGAGATCGTGGGTACGCGCGACGACTGA
- a CDS encoding carboxymuconolactone decarboxylase family protein: MRLPRLTPDELDSDQAELYSEIVGGPRSKGPQHFPLSARDGTLNGPFNAFLYAPALSRPLQALGAAIRFETTLTARERETAILIVAARWNSAFERASHEAVGRAAGLTADEMLDVQSGRVPTLIDAHEQAVATATFAIAHGDLDDTGWAAASAYLQAHELVELTTLVGYYAALALQLRVFRVDPAPTTSSA, translated from the coding sequence GTGAGACTTCCCCGCCTAACCCCAGACGAGCTCGATAGCGACCAAGCGGAACTCTATTCCGAGATTGTTGGCGGCCCCCGATCGAAGGGCCCGCAGCACTTTCCCCTCAGCGCGCGCGATGGCACCCTCAACGGCCCATTCAACGCATTTCTGTACGCACCAGCACTTTCTCGACCGTTGCAGGCGCTCGGCGCTGCGATCAGATTCGAGACGACCCTCACCGCCCGCGAACGCGAGACAGCGATTCTGATCGTGGCTGCTCGCTGGAACAGCGCGTTCGAGCGCGCTTCACACGAGGCCGTCGGCCGAGCGGCGGGGCTGACCGCCGACGAAATGCTTGACGTTCAGAGTGGTCGGGTGCCGACCCTCATCGACGCCCACGAGCAGGCCGTCGCGACCGCGACGTTCGCGATCGCTCACGGCGACCTGGACGACACGGGGTGGGCCGCAGCATCCGCATATCTTCAAGCCCACGAGCTCGTTGAGCTCACCACCTTGGTGGGTTACTACGCGGCACTGGCATTGCAGTTACGCGTCTTCCGTGTCGACCCCGCACCGACGACGAGCTCCGCGTGA
- a CDS encoding glycoside hydrolase family 78 protein — protein sequence MIPAPTRLRYDNLDEAIGVGPEPPRVSWLIGGEDTQLAHEIQSTLSDRRCSSGRVESAECAFVPWSGPLPDRYQRIEWRVRVWTCFGLARHREGG from the coding sequence GTGATTCCAGCCCCTACGCGCCTGCGCTACGACAACCTCGATGAGGCTATCGGCGTCGGACCCGAACCGCCCCGTGTGTCATGGCTGATTGGCGGCGAGGATACCCAACTCGCTCATGAAATCCAGTCCACCCTGTCGGATCGGCGGTGTTCAAGTGGCCGGGTGGAGTCGGCGGAGTGTGCGTTCGTGCCCTGGAGCGGTCCGCTGCCGGATCGTTACCAGCGCATCGAGTGGCGGGTACGAGTATGGACGTGTTTTGGCTTGGCTCGACATAGAGAGGGCGGGTGA
- a CDS encoding alpha-L-rhamnosidase C-terminal domain-containing protein has product MQRTRPSWLALLDEGATSMWERWEGWDADGLPYESHNDFSKGAVITFLHRHVAGIRPVVDGTGYRRFEISPSLGGGLSSAKGRLETPHGEIISSWTLAGGIFRIRIVVPAGTTYKLTMPDG; this is encoded by the coding sequence CTGCAACGCACCCGTCCATCGTGGTTGGCACTGCTCGACGAAGGAGCGACGTCGATGTGGGAGCGTTGGGAGGGCTGGGACGCAGACGGTCTCCCGTACGAATCGCACAACGACTTCTCGAAGGGCGCCGTCATCACGTTCCTGCACCGGCATGTGGCTGGCATCCGCCCCGTTGTAGACGGAACGGGGTATCGACGGTTCGAGATTTCGCCCAGCCTGGGTGGCGGCCTCAGCAGTGCGAAAGGTCGCCTTGAGACGCCACACGGAGAAATCATCAGCTCGTGGACGCTCGCTGGCGGCATCTTCCGAATCCGGATCGTCGTGCCCGCTGGCACCACGTATAAGCTCACGATGCCTGACGGGTAG
- a CDS encoding IclR family transcriptional regulator, producing the protein MNSLTNRSEKAANQYRIESLSKGLLVLRLFNESTVSLKLRQICDLTGIPMPTAFRIVATLEEDGFLERSADGSVQPGVAVLSLGSAALRGSNLVQVSERPLRHLAETTGETVNLGVLLGDQVLYLARMRNADLVTANIQVGSTLPAAYTSMGKLLLAWLSPVELDERLTTQSFSPDAGPNAVRTRSELDARLELIRREGFSIQDQELALGLRSVSVPVFGRAPAPVAAINIAVSSARHDVASLRGVLLDQLRETADDISLRLRAL; encoded by the coding sequence ATGAATTCTTTGACCAACCGCTCAGAGAAAGCGGCAAACCAGTACCGCATCGAATCGCTCTCGAAGGGCTTGCTCGTGCTCCGGCTCTTCAACGAAAGCACAGTCTCGCTGAAGCTCCGCCAGATCTGTGATCTGACGGGCATTCCGATGCCAACAGCGTTCCGCATCGTCGCGACACTCGAAGAAGACGGCTTTCTCGAGCGTTCCGCTGACGGCTCGGTGCAACCGGGGGTGGCCGTGCTCTCCCTGGGTTCGGCAGCACTCCGTGGGTCGAACCTCGTACAAGTCAGCGAGAGGCCCCTGAGGCACCTTGCAGAGACGACCGGTGAAACGGTCAATCTCGGTGTGCTTCTCGGCGACCAGGTGCTCTACCTCGCGCGCATGCGCAATGCCGACCTCGTCACCGCAAACATCCAGGTCGGCTCGACGTTGCCCGCCGCCTACACATCTATGGGCAAGCTTCTGCTCGCCTGGCTGAGTCCAGTTGAACTCGACGAACGCCTCACTACGCAGTCATTCAGCCCCGACGCAGGGCCGAATGCGGTGCGCACCCGCAGTGAATTGGATGCCCGTCTCGAACTTATCCGCAGAGAAGGTTTCTCCATTCAGGATCAGGAACTCGCACTGGGACTCAGGTCCGTCTCGGTTCCCGTCTTCGGTCGAGCACCCGCGCCGGTCGCCGCGATCAACATCGCGGTGTCGTCGGCCCGTCACGATGTGGCATCATTGCGGGGAGTTCTTCTCGATCAACTGCGCGAGACAGCCGACGATATCTCGCTGAGGCTCAGAGCGCTGTGA